From one Lycium barbarum isolate Lr01 chromosome 6, ASM1917538v2, whole genome shotgun sequence genomic stretch:
- the LOC132598779 gene encoding uncharacterized protein LOC132598779 isoform X2 produces the protein MERVFSKLRNLDAYPKINEDFYNRTLSGGIVTLVASLIMLVLFVNELGLYIHSYTETQLVVDTSRGGKLHIHFDITFPAVPCSVLSLDARDISGEEHFDIRHDIFKKRIDSHGSVIEVKQDGIGAPKIERPLQRHGGRLEHNETYCGSCFGAETADDQCCNSCEEVREAYRKRGWGMTNPDLIDQCKREGFVQKIKDEEGEGCNIHGSLEVNKVAGNFHFAAGKSFHQSSFQLFELISLQSDTYNISHRVNKLAFGESIPGVVNPLDGVQWTQEAQSGVYQYFLKVVPTIYKGYRGRTIDSNQFSVTEHFKSSEMGLFQSITGVYFFYDLSPIKHEGENFPWDY, from the exons ATGGAGAGAGTGTTTAGTAAGCTTCGAAATTTGGACGCTTACCCTAAAATCAATGAGGATTTCTATAACCGTACCCTTTCCGGTGGTATTGTTACCCTTGTCGCCTCCCTTATTATGCTTGTTCTCTTCGTCAATGAGTTAG GATTATATATCCACAGTTATACTGAAACACAGCTTGTAGTAGATACTTCAAGGGGAGGAAAATTACATATACAC TTTGATATCACTTTTCCAGCTGTTCCATGTTCAGTGCTCAGTCTTGATGCCAGGGATATTAGTGGAGAAGAACATTTTGACATA CGACATGATATATTCAAAAAGAGGATTGACTCCCATGGTTCTGTTATTGAAGTGAAACAAGATGGAATTGGTGCTCCTAAG ATTGAGAGGCCTTTACAGAGACATGGTGGCAGACTTGAGCACAATGAAACATACTGTGGGTCATGCTTTGGTGCAGAAACG GCAGATGATCAATGTTGTAATTCATGTGAAGAAGTTCGTGAAGCATATCGAAAGAGAGGCTGGGGGATGACAAATCCAGATTTAATCGACCAG TGTAAAAGGGAAGGTTTTGTCCAAAAGATCAAGGATGAAGAAGGTGAAGGATGTAACATCCATGGATCTCTAGAGGTTAATAAAGTGGCTGGAAATTTTCACTTTGCCGCTGGCAAAAGCTTTCACCAGTCAAGCTTTCAACTCTTCGAATTGATTTCCTTACAATCGGATACTTATAAT ATAAGTCACAGGGTAAATAAGTTAGCATTTGGTGAGTCTATTCCTGGAGTTGTAAATCCACTTGATGG GGTTCAATGGACGCAGGAAGCACAGAGTGGAGTGTATCAATACTTTCTCAAA GTGGTCCCTACAATATATAAAGGTTATAGAGGCCGTACTATTGATTCTAATCAG TTCTCAGTGACTGAGCATTTCAAGAGTTCAGAAATGGGTCTTTTCCAATCAATTACAGGAGTTTACTTCTTTTATGATCTCTCTCCAATCAAG CATGAAGGTGAAAACTTCCCATGGGACTACTAG
- the LOC132598777 gene encoding uncharacterized CRM domain-containing protein At3g25440, chloroplastic: MMFSIKQRLKSSSLKFRSFIIFSHSVVSRECPLMFCHSGLNRVYLPEATFFVRFLSNGNSSISRNYHQMRSIPRLPCQDPAMNTLLFPSSITSGPREIILQWLHAKRFSSPSMELNTEKGVVRFRFDQETKKRVDQTKAKRVVKKFKMSKKAKLNELRFYRLKAKKKMRSPNPEVRIRYKLDKAKRKETWLIEKLRNFEVPKAPDEPHDPEILTEEEKFYLKRTGEKKKNYVPVGRRGVFGGVVLNMHLHWKKHETVKVVCRPCKPGQIHEYAAELTRLSRGIVIDIKPDNTIIFYRGKNYVQPDVMSPPDTLSKDKALEKYRYEQSLEHTSQFIEKMEKELVEYHEYLARKRKEEKS; encoded by the exons ATGATGTTTTCAATAAAGCAACGCCTGAAAAGCTCTTCCCTCAAGTTTCGGAGCTTCATCATATTCAGCCATTCTGTCGTCTCAAG GGAATGTCCTCTTATGTTTTGTCACTCGGGACTAAATCGTGTGTATTTGCCTGAAGCAACTTTCTTTGTGAGATTTCTTAGTAATGGCAACTCCTCAATTTCCAGAAACTATCACCAAATGAGATCAATTCCTAGATTACCGTGTCAAGATCCTGCAATGAACACTTTGCTATTCCCAAGTTCAATAACTTCTGGGCCTCGCGAGATCATTTTGCAATGGCTCCATGCTAAGCGCTTCTCTAGTCCATCGATGGAGCTGAATACAGAGAAAGGTGTTGTCAGATTTAGATTTgatcaagaaaccaaaaaaagaGTTGATCAGACAAAGGCAAAGCGTGTCGTGAAGAAGTTTAAAATGTCTAAAAAGGCAAAATTGAATGAACTCAGATTTTACAGACTGAAGGCAAAGAAGAAAATGAGATCCCCAAATCCTGAAGTTAGGATCAGATACAAACTTGACAAG GCAAAACGAAAGGAAACTTGGTTGATTGAGAAATTGAGAAATTTTGAGGTACCTAAAGCTCCAGATGAACCACATGATCCTGAAATTTTAACTGAAGAGGAGAAATTTTACTTGAAGCGCACTGgtgagaaaaagaaaaattatgtACCGGTTGGGAGACGAGGAGTATTTGGAGGGGTGGTGTTGAATATGCATCTTCACTGGAAGAAACATGAGACAGTTAAGGTTGTATGCAGGCCTTGCAAGCCTGGGCAGATTCATGAATATGCTGCAGAGCTGACTCGGTTAAGCAGAGGCATTGTTATTGACATTAAGCCAGACAATACCATAATATTTTATCGTGGAAAGAATTATGTTCAACCAGATGTTATGTCTCCTCCAGATACTCTATCTAAAGATAAG GCCTTGGAGAAGTATCGGTACGAGCAATCCTTGGAgcatacaagtcaatttatcgAGAAAATGGAGAAAGAGTTGGTAGAGTATCATGAATATCTTGCCCGgaagagaaaagaagaaaagagtTGA
- the LOC132598779 gene encoding uncharacterized protein LOC132598779 isoform X1 — protein MERVFSKLRNLDAYPKINEDFYNRTLSGGIVTLVASLIMLVLFVNELGLYIHSYTETQLVVDTSRGGKLHIHFDITFPAVPCSVLSLDARDISGEEHFDIRHDIFKKRIDSHGSVIEVKQDGIGAPKIERPLQRHGGRLEHNETYCGSCFGAETADDQCCNSCEEVREAYRKRGWGMTNPDLIDQCKREGFVQKIKDEEGEGCNIHGSLEVNKVAGNFHFAAGKSFHQSSFQLFELISLQSDTYNISHRVNKLAFGESIPGVVNPLDGVQWTQEAQSGVYQYFLKVVPTIYKGYRGRTIDSNQFSVTEHFKSSEMGLFQSITGVYFFYDLSPIKVTFTEEHVSFLHFLTNVCAIIGGVFTVAGIVDAFIYHSQKAIKKKVELGKFG, from the exons ATGGAGAGAGTGTTTAGTAAGCTTCGAAATTTGGACGCTTACCCTAAAATCAATGAGGATTTCTATAACCGTACCCTTTCCGGTGGTATTGTTACCCTTGTCGCCTCCCTTATTATGCTTGTTCTCTTCGTCAATGAGTTAG GATTATATATCCACAGTTATACTGAAACACAGCTTGTAGTAGATACTTCAAGGGGAGGAAAATTACATATACAC TTTGATATCACTTTTCCAGCTGTTCCATGTTCAGTGCTCAGTCTTGATGCCAGGGATATTAGTGGAGAAGAACATTTTGACATA CGACATGATATATTCAAAAAGAGGATTGACTCCCATGGTTCTGTTATTGAAGTGAAACAAGATGGAATTGGTGCTCCTAAG ATTGAGAGGCCTTTACAGAGACATGGTGGCAGACTTGAGCACAATGAAACATACTGTGGGTCATGCTTTGGTGCAGAAACG GCAGATGATCAATGTTGTAATTCATGTGAAGAAGTTCGTGAAGCATATCGAAAGAGAGGCTGGGGGATGACAAATCCAGATTTAATCGACCAG TGTAAAAGGGAAGGTTTTGTCCAAAAGATCAAGGATGAAGAAGGTGAAGGATGTAACATCCATGGATCTCTAGAGGTTAATAAAGTGGCTGGAAATTTTCACTTTGCCGCTGGCAAAAGCTTTCACCAGTCAAGCTTTCAACTCTTCGAATTGATTTCCTTACAATCGGATACTTATAAT ATAAGTCACAGGGTAAATAAGTTAGCATTTGGTGAGTCTATTCCTGGAGTTGTAAATCCACTTGATGG GGTTCAATGGACGCAGGAAGCACAGAGTGGAGTGTATCAATACTTTCTCAAA GTGGTCCCTACAATATATAAAGGTTATAGAGGCCGTACTATTGATTCTAATCAG TTCTCAGTGACTGAGCATTTCAAGAGTTCAGAAATGGGTCTTTTCCAATCAATTACAGGAGTTTACTTCTTTTATGATCTCTCTCCAATCAAG GTGACTTTCACGGAGGAGCATGTGTCGTTCCTTCATTTCCTCACCAATGTTTGTGCAATTATTGGAG GTGTCTTCACAGTTGCTGGAATAGTAGATGCATTTATTTACCACAGTCAAAAGGCCATAAAGAAGAAAGTGGAACTCGGGAAGTTCGGTTAA
- the LOC132600179 gene encoding probable inactive receptor kinase At2g26730: MGSSNIFKYYVTFLFMLKLCTLAIAQDGSPTGYHGEERDALLAIQAEFNNPKILQKNWTSLMCYMNNTPNWYGISCINGRVTGLVLENLGLTGKLNPNALANLTQLQTLSFKNNSISGNLMDFSKNQNLKSIDLSGNRFDGEISPSLVALNSLESLQVQNNNLNGPIPGFNQSTLKVFNVSYNNLSGEIPNTTALQNFGTSSYLNNEDLCGPPFSSTTCTTKNNESSAPSPSDNPHNESSNGSKPWLTPILVVINIVGVVVLLFLVIYYFKKSRKLKKMLANKNTRLMEVEKMETSKMETETTTTPTETRSAELRSMGSEVELEKGKLIFLESEINFELDDLLRASAEGLGKGNFGNCYKAMLVDGPTVVVKRLRDLKPLSNDEFVRQVIAIGDMKHPNLLPILGYYNTKDEKLLLLKFAPNGSLYNRIHGGKGTRDRIPFRWSSRLSVARGVARALEYLHLNCGFSQTATTVPHGNLKSSNVFLDENDEVRVADYGLTSLIAPPIATQRMVSYRSPEYLAFKKVSKKSDIWNFGCLLLELLTGRISSHSAPPGVTGADLCTWVHRAVREEWTAEIFDTEIAVQRSANSGMLRLLQIAIRCCDKSPETRPEVSELLREVESINGAVLDSEDEEDLSLSMDQSMTDDSIATATTPSR; encoded by the exons ATGGGTTCTTCTAATATCTTCAAGTACTATGTTACCTTCCTTTTCATGCTGAAATTATGTACTCTGGCCATAGCACAAGATGGTTCTCCGACAGGTTATCATGGCGAAGAGAGGGACGCTCTTTTGGCAATTCAAGCTGAATTCAACAATCCTAAAATACTCCAAAAAAATTGGACAAGTCTCATGTGTTACATGAATAACACTCCAAATTGGTATGGAATTAGCTGTATCAACGGTCGAGTCACTGGACTTGTGTTAGAAAATCTTGGCCTTACAGGAAAACTCAACCCAAATGCACTTGCAAATCTCACTCAATTACAAACACTTAGTTTCAAGAACAATTCCATATCAGGGAACTTGATGGacttctccaaaaaccaaaatctGAAGAGCATTGATTTATCTGGCAACAGATTTGATGGAGAAATTTCACCTTCTCTTGTAGCACTTAATTCCTTAGAGTCATTGCAGGTACAAAACAACAATTTGAACGGTCCAATCCCAGGTTTCAACCAGTCAACATTGAAAGTATTCAATGTTTCTTACAACAATCTTTCTGGTGAAATTCCAAACACAACAGCTCTTCAGAATTTTGGTACTTCCTCGTACTTAAATAACGAAGATTTATGTGGTCCTCCTTTTTCTAGCACAACGTGCACTACAAAAAATAATGAGTCATCAGCTCCAAGTCCAAGTGATAATCCACATAATGAATCTTCAAATGGTTCAAAACCATGGTTGACTCCAATCTTGGTGGTAATCAATATTGTGGGCGTTGTTGTTCTTTTATTTCTTGTCATTTACTACTTCAAGAAATCAAGAAAGCTTAAGAAAATGCTGGCGAATAAGAATACAAGATTAATGGAGGTTGAAAAAATGGAGACTAGCAAAATGGAGACCGAGACCACAACGACGCCAACAGAAACCAGAAGTGCGGAATTAAGAAGTATGGGGTCAGAAGTGGAATTAGAGAAAGGAAAATTGATATTCCTAGAAAGTGAAATAAATTTTGAATTAGATGATTTATTGAGAGCATCAGCAGAAGGTTTGGGAAAAGGAAATTTTGGGAATTGTTACAAGGCTATGTTGGTTGATGGACCTACTGTTGTGGTGAAGCGTTTGAGGGATTTGAAGCCTTTGAGTAATGATGAATTTGTGAGACAAGTAATAGCAATTGGTGATATGAAGCATCCAAATTTGTTGCCCATACTTGGTTATTATAATACAAAGGATGAGAAGTTGCTGCTCTTGAAATTTGCACCCAATGGAAGCTTATACAACCGCATTCATG GAGGAAAAGGGACGAGAGATAGGATTCCATTTCGATGGAGCTCAAGATTATCAGTTGCTCGCGGTGTCGCTCGAGCATTAGAGTATCTACACCTCAACTGCGGCTTCTCCCAAACTGCCACGACTGTTCCCCATGGCAACTTAAAATCCTCCAACGTTTTCCTAGATGAAAACGATGAAGTTCGTGTTGCTGACTATGGACTTACTTCCCTTATTGCTCCCCCAATTGCAACTCAACGAATGGTTTCCTACCGATCGCCCGAATATCTAGCCTTCaagaaagtgtccaagaaatcTGACATATGGAACTTTGGCTGCCTTCTCCTGGAATTGTTAACAG GTAGAATTTCTTCACACTCTGCTCCGCCAGGCGTCACTGGTGCAGATCTATGCACTTGGGTTCATAGGGCCGTCCGAGAAGAATGGACAGCTGAGATTTTCGACACTGAAATAGCTGTACAGAGAAGTGCCAACTCAGGGATGCTACGTTTGCTGCAGATTGCTATAAGGTGTTGTGACAAGTCGCCGGAAACACGACCGGAGGTGAGTGAGCTGTTGAGGGAAGTGGAAAGTATTAACGGTGCGGTACTTGATTCGGAAGATGAAGAGGATCTGTCATTGTCGATGGATCAATCCATGACAGATGATTCCATAGCAACTGCAACTACTCCATCTCGATAA